The DNA segment TTACCGGAGGCGCATATCCAACGAATCTGGGCAGTTTCGGAGATTCTTGCTTCTGTATACGTGGCTCATTGCCACAAATGAAGAGTCCACCACTTGCAAGTGGATGGAATGGGACAGCCGGTTTATCTGCTGCTTCAGTTCCCACATCATTGGCAGGGACTCGAACGGTCGGCGTGTCCGGAGGCGCTCGCAAATCTGATGGACTTTGATGCCCCTCTGAGCACGACGGCGACGTTTTTCCGGCGCTTGACTCTCCTTGCCGCGATTGGGACTCTTTTTCAACAGCCGGTGTGGGTTCTGGTGGGGAGATAATGGGTGTTGTCGAAAGTCCTTGAATCTCAGCTGGGTGTTTAAGATTCACATCCACACAGTGAGGTGAGGATATGCTCTGAAACAGTGCCTCGGTAAATAAAGCAGGACTGCCTGGGGGCTTCAGTGGACACTTTGGCGATGCTGGGGTCGGCGGGAGTGTTGGCACAGTTGGAATTGCAGCTGGGGTTGCAGGGGGCCTGCTGGGGGCTGCCAAGGATGGTGGAGTCGGAGAAAGCTTCACAGAATCTCTCGAACCCCCTTGAGTTACCGAGGCGCAGGACGAACTCCTGCGTGAAGCAGAAGTAGAGGGTGAAACAAGCTTTGACGAAGCAGTTGAAGTTGCAGATACCGGGGTGGTGGGCAGACTCGCATGTGCCGTGTGATTTCTTGATGGAATTTGCATCTGAAGCTGTTTGCCTTGGGTCCTTGTCAAACTTCGAGATTTTGCGCTCAAGAGTGGATAGTGAGACGAGCACCCACGGTTTGGATCCTTGGCTATTCTTGTGTCTTGATTTTCTTGGGCTGCAGAAAGCCTTCCAGAAGGCGTGGCAGTCGTGTGACTGGCTGCCGACTTGGCCAGGATTCTCGTCGAAACAGAGTGCCCAGATGCCCTTTCTGGCCTCAATGTTACCTCATGAGTGGATGAACGCCTAATGGGTGTGGTCGGAGTTGGTAGTCTCTCGGATATCCCTCCAGGCGCTCCCCCAGGAGCAGTCACAGTTGTTTGCTTCGTCAACCTACCGCTTCCTTCTTGATTAACAAGTGTTTCAGTTGACGCAGTCCCCAATTGCCTCGAGGTTGCTTGGATTGTGGAAGGccttgatgacgatgtcccTTGCTTATCTTGTGTTTTTACGGCATCCTGTACCGGAGATGATCTGGCTGGAATGGCGGATTGAGTCGCAGAAGCTCTGACGGGTTGACGGGGAGTAGGGGATCCGGTGGGAAGTAGAGTTCCGTTGGTTGGGTTGCCAACCGTGGAGGCAGAGCCAACCTCCCTTGTCTCGAGTTGGGCGGGGAGTCTTTCGGCCTTTGTGAGTGTCGGCGTGGGTGCAGGAGAAGGCACCTTTGAGTCAGTTTGCCACGTGCGTGGCCCTGATGATGGTACAGCCAAAAGGCTAGCGGGGCGTGGTCGAGGTTCGGTCTTTAGTACTCCAGATGAAAGCAAAGCAATAGGGGAACCCAGAGCGACTGGTATGCCAGAGAGCGATTGTCTCCTCGTCTCAGTACTACTTGTTGCCCTAGGGGGGACAGGTGCtttgcttgatggtgttgcacCTCGTCCATGTTGTGTCGTGGAAGATCTTGGCCCTATTGGCGTAGTTGAGCTCCGTGGCCCTGGCAGCGAATATGATGAAGGACTTGTGAGTCGGCTGTTGCTTTTGGATTGCTTGGGGCCACTTGACGGCTTTGGACGTATCTTCATTCCCACCATTGACGGCATCGAAGACGGTTTGCGTAACGATGAGGCAGACAAGGACCTGTGCCGCGCTGCTTGAGGACTGTGTGACTTCGAACCGCCAGGTAGAGCTGTATTTTCTCCTTTGGGCGTAGGGGGCTGGGTGGACGGTGGAGTTTGTGCGGTTCGGATTGCCTGCCTGGTGCCAGTGAATGTTGGCGCAGATAGCCTAAATTTCGGCATGTTAAACCTGGACTTTCAGACTTTGCGATATGGTATACGTCGGGAAGGCTTGCGTCCATCAAGTACGCGGGTGGGACAAACAAGGGCGGGGATGGGTTTGTGGAGGCAACTGGGTAGCACAAGGCCAAAAGTGACAGAACAAGTGAAGTACTGACAACTCAGTTTGTTTCAGAGGTATCCGTGAGCGAGAGCCACCCAGGGCTAGAGGTGAGGATTTTCTGATGTCGCCCGTGGTGGCCGgaagaccaccaccctcgttCTCGAGGACAGCTCCATCGTCAGGggcctcatcgtcatcatcctccaacagGCGCGCAGTGCTCCCTAGTTGTCCAGCTACAGCTGTTGCGGGCTCCGGCGGTCGTTGTCTCTCCATTTGTATATAGATGGCTGTGTATTCGAGGTAGAGaaagttggtgatgctgccgTCTTTGATGGCAGTGGATGCTCGGCGGAAGCCATTCCGATCCCGCCTTGGGTTTTCGCGACTAAGCTCCCCCTGACTTGTGCCACAAGAGCCAAACCCAATGAGCACGCATCATAGCTCATGGCCCCTTAAAGTTCCCCCACCGTGGGCGACGAAGCCCCAACGGCGATGTGGTTCTTAGGACACGGCTAACGGCGCTACACCAACAAGGCGAGCCTTTCAAGGCGGCGGGGCAGCCATCATATATCTGGGGAGTTGGAATGGATGAGACAAGCCCAGCTCAGGTATATGAAGAAATAGGGAGGTCGCTGCAAGAATTCTGCGACAGTTGCTGGCGTGAAcgagatggagatgttgtGGCACGCAGCGAGCAGCAAAGACAGTCTTGGCAGTCACTTATTGGAATTGGCTTGGCGGATGTCAAAAGCGGGTCCATGCCAAGACAGCATGAAGTGTGAAGTGGTCTAGATAAGATAAGATCATGCCGGGGTTGTTATCGATAACAGCCTAACCCTGGCAACCCCGCGAAAAAACGTCAGTCACCCCGCCATAAGCTCTGGCGGCTGCTTGAAGCTTCTGGTGCTGTCTCGTGGCGCCCGCCCTTGGTATTTTTGCCTCCTACTTTTTGCGATAAAACATTTGCTGACGGCGCCTCCCATAATTGTGCTGCTCTCTTGATAGCTGCACACATAAACCAACATTTACCTGAACCGCAAAGaccaaccatcaccatgtctgTCGTCGGAGGCCCCGTTCCCAAGAACTTTGACGCTGAAAATGCGGACAACCTCGAGGATGTGCGACTTCCCTGTTCCCAGGTTGCCTGCCCAGCGCTTCCATTGACACTATGATGCCGTAGATCGAGAAGCAGTTCGCCGTCAAGGCTGTCCAGCACATGGCCACCTACTGGTCCATCctcgagaaggtcaagggcTCTACCCTGCGCCTGACCAAGATCGACGACGAGATCTACGAGCACCTCAAGACCGACTTCCCCGAGTTCGACCCCGCTGCCACCAttgatgaagacgagatGAAGAGCAAAACCGGCAAAGAGAGGTGGCGCAAGTTCCTGATGGCCTACGACAAGAGGGTCGATGACTACAACTTTGGCACCATGCTGCGCTCCAACCCCAAGGCCGAGTACACGGAGGAGGATACCATCTTCGGTATGTTTTGGCTGTAGGAACGGACCTCTCGAGAATTGATCACTAACACCTTAAACAGTACCAAGAATGCAATTTTACGCCATCGAGATTGCGCGAAACAAGCTTGGCCTGAATGACTGGATCTACGAGAAGgcgcagcaggagaaggctgctggATCTAGCGCCTGATGATAATACTTTTTCTGAAGTTAGAAATGATACCTACCTCTTCACTGTTCTTCTCAAGTGAGATGATGTGCCCTGTGCCTGTACCCGCTCTGGACCCTTGTGCGTGGCCACCCACCACGCTTTGTACCCCTTAGTATTGTCCTCGACCACAACCCCTGAAGAGCACCACACCACAATACCAACATCGCACAAAGGCTTACAGCTTCACCACACGTCCCATTATACTCAGGAACCAAAGAGGCGGCAATCATGGAAGCCACACAGACTTTTTGTCGGGAATTAGTTCCATGCCGGAATCCGACTTCGTTTTCCCATACTTTGTCGACGCACCCATCACGATCAATTGACAGCACTTGGTCTCATTCGTCTCGACCAATTCCTTGATCCTCTCTCCCCGAGAGACTTATCACCATCGACATGGTTTCCCCGTCAATTCCTCAGTCTTCTTCCCTCAATGGGTACCCGACTCCAACGACAGAGCGGGACGACATCGCCATCAAAATGGAGGAGACACCAAGCGAACCAGAAAAGGCTGGGCCAGTCCTGACCACAAGATCGACATTCGCGACGCTATTCAGCTTCACCCGACCGAAACACATACCTCTCATTCTTCTCTCGTTTCTCACTGCTTCCCTGGTTGCGGCTGGCCGCACTGCTTATGCCATCATGCTTGGCAAGATCTTCGAAATTGTGTCGGAATGGGGTGCTGGCACCCTGACACCCAACGAGTTTGTTTCCCAGATCTCACAATGGTCCATCTACTTCGTCCTTCTTGGGCTGGGAGTATGGCTGTTTTCGTCGATTGACATTGCCCTATGGGTGGTGTCTGGCGAATTGAGGGCCAGGACAACAAGAGAGATCATGTTTGGATCTTTATTGCGCAAGACGGCGGGGTGGTATGATCTCAGGGGCGAGGGTGTTTGGGCATTGCTTGTGCAGGTTCAGACGTAAGTCGCATGATTTGAGGTGCTGAACTGGAGCCAGACTGACAAAACAACAGGCAGACCCGAGAGCTTCAGCTGGCCACCTCCCAGACATTGGGCTTTTTGGTCTGCGATGTGCTGGTCTTTGTGGCCTGCTTCATCGTCgctttttccttctcctggaAACTCACGCTGGTGCTGCTCGCTACTGGCGTGCCATCGGCTGTGATACTCTGGGCCCTCGGCCGCTTCCTCGATCCCGCCATCGAAGGGCAAAAACGAGAATTAGCAGGGGCTGCCAAGCATGCCACCGCCGCAACCACATCCATCGATATCGTCAAGGTTTACAATGCAGCCGATCAGGAAGCCTTTCAGTTCATCTCAGCCATCCGCCGGTCTGCCAAGTACTACTCGAGGCAGGTGCTTTGCAACTGCGGCCAGATGAGCTACATCAAGATGTGGATGATTATGCTGTTCGTAGTGGGCTTTTACTTTGCCGTTGTTCTCGTCGGGAGAGGCGATCTCACTCCGGGAAATGCACTCACGACCTTTTACGCTGCTTTGAGTGCTTTCAAGAGTATAGAGACTCTGGGGCCCGAGTGGCTGATATTGGCCAAGGGAATGCAGGCTGCGCAGCTGCTCAAGAATGTGGCCGGTGAGGAGGCAAATGAGGAACTCGACAAGAATAACGGATGGAAGAAGCCTTCAAGCTGCACGGGCAACATCAAGATAACGAATGTCAGCTTTGCCTAtccctccaacccaaccaagaCGGTGCTCGAGCCATCGACGTTTCACTTTCCCGAGGGAGAACTCACTTTTGTTGTGGGTAGGAGTGGTTCCGGGAAGAGTACGCTGGGCAATCTTTTGCTGAGATTCTATGAACCTACCGATGGCCGCATTACTGTCGACGGCCATGACATTACGACACTTGATCTGGAATGGCTACGCCGCAATGTCACACTCATTCAGCAGTCAAGCATCCTGTTCAACGATACCTTCGCCAAGAACGTTGCGTTTGGTGCCACCGAGCCGGACAAGGTCCCCCCTGAGGCGATCCAGCATGCCTGCGGCATGGCGCTTCTCCAGTCCACCATCACGGGCATGCCTGATGGCATCAACACGCAGCTCGGTTCTGGCGGCCACAACCTCAGCGGTGGACAAAAGCAACGACTGGCACTTGCCAGAGCAAAGCTTCGTGATCCCCCTGtgctcatcctcgacgaaATCACCAGCGGCTTGGACCCCGTCAGTAGAACCATGATCATGGAAGCTATCCGCATCTGGCGCAAGGACAggaccaccatcatcatcacccacgaGGTGGGGCATATTGAAAATGACGACTTTGTCTATGTCATGGCCGATGGTCGAGTTGTCCAACAAGGTCCCAGCAAGGAGATTGCCGCCGAAGAAGATGGACTCTTTGGGTCTTTGCTCGCTTCGGCAGATGATGCCTGCTCTTCAAGAGGGTCCGCCTCAATCGACAGCGACGTGGATAGTGTCTACGAGCTGTCTGATGACGAGCCAGTCCAGGAGGCCAGCTATGGGAAATTCCTCCGCGGGGCATTGATCGACAATCCTAGGATGCATTCGCTCGGTTTTTCCCCTCGCATGTCGTGGAAATCTGATCCtgttcagcctcctcctcctcctcctcagcagcgtCGACGGTCCACTGCCGCTAGGCCCACTTCGCGCGTTTCGTTGAGGCCGCAGAGCATGCACATCGTCACGACAATGGGACGGGAAGTGCAGAGCAGCAGGATTCCGAATGCgagacaagaagagaagCCGTCGGTGGCGGAGAGCTCGGCGTCGTTGGACTCGCTGGACAAGTTCTTTTTGGAACACTTGGCGAGCAAGAAGGATAGGAAGAAGGGACGGACGATTAAGGGTCATCGGTTACCTTCTATTGGGGCCATCTTGAAGACTGTTTGGCCTACGCTTGAtaagagggggaggttgcaGTTGATAGCTGGGTTGCTTTTGTGTCTGGTCATTGCGGCTGGCAACCCGGTTTTCTCCTTTATCTTTGCCAATCTCATTGGGGCGTTTTGGCTGCCTGAGGGGCCGGAGTCGGCGGGGAGCACGTGGGCGGGATACCTGGCGATTGTTGCGGTGGTTGATGCCAGTGCGACGTTTCTCGGGTACTTTTTCCTGGAGAAGGTCGCTCAGAAGTGGGTGAATGCGCTGAGGGCTGAGGCCATCAGACGGATCCTCAGCCAGCCCAAGTCTTGGTTCGACAAGGCGAATCATTCTCCTAACAGGATAACGCAGTGCCTGGATCGGAACGCGGAAGAGATGAGGAAGTTGGTGGGCATGTTTCTGCCGATTGTGCTGACGGTTTCGCTGATGATTCTGACGTCGTTGGTTTGGGCGTTGATCATCAAGTGGGATCTTACTCTGGTGGCTTTGGCTGGTTTGCCTGTGGCTATTGCGGCTGCGAGGGGGAATGCGGCAATGAGCGACAAGTGGGAGTCGATTGCTaatgaggctgctgctgcgacaaGCGCCATCTTCAACGAGACGTTTGCCAACATCAAGGTTGTGCGGGCGCTGACTCTGGAGAGGTACTTTTCTGACAAGCACACCAAGTCTGCCCATTCGACGTATCTTTTGGGGTATAAGCGGGCTGGGTTTGTGGGCATCTTTTATGGCTTTTATCAGTCGATTGCGTTTTTCCTGACGGCGTTGGTGTTTTATTACGGGGCAAAGATTCTGAGCACCAATTCGACGACTGTTA comes from the Podospora pseudocomata strain CBS 415.72m chromosome 5, whole genome shotgun sequence genome and includes:
- a CDS encoding hypothetical protein (EggNog:ENOG503P96P) → MERQRPPEPATAVAGQLGSTARLLEDDDDEAPDDGAVLENEGGGLPATTGDIRKSSPLALGGSRSRIPLKQTELLSAPTFTGTRQAIRTAQTPPSTQPPTPKGENTALPGGSKSHSPQAARHRSLSASSLRKPSSMPSMVGMKIRPKPSSGPKQSKSNSRLTSPSSYSLPGPRSSTTPIGPRSSTTQHGRGATPSSKAPVPPRATSSTETRRQSLSGIPVALGSPIALLSSGVLKTEPRPRPASLLAVPSSGPRTWQTDSKVPSPAPTPTLTKAERLPAQLETREVGSASTVGNPTNGTLLPTGSPTPRQPVRASATQSAIPARSSPVQDAVKTQDKQGTSSSRPSTIQATSRQLGTASTETLVNQEGSGRLTKQTTVTAPGGAPGGISERLPTPTTPIRRSSTHEVTLRPERASGHSVSTRILAKSAASHTTATPSGRLSAAQENQDTRIAKDPNRGCSSHYPLLSAKSRSLTRTQGKQLQMQIPSRNHTAHASLPTTPVSATSTASSKLVSPSTSASRRSSSCASVTQGGSRDSVKLSPTPPSLAAPSRPPATPAAIPTVPTLPPTPASPKCPLKPPGSPALFTEALFQSISSPHCVDVNLKHPAEIQGLSTTPIISPPEPTPAVEKESQSRQGESSAGKTSPSCSEGHQSPSDLRAPPDTPTVRVPANDVGTEAADKPAVPFHPLASGGLFICGNEPRIQKQESPKLPRFVGYAPPVRILRSPDRAPVPLEYPPWDRTVEVTWERTLNNPADKFIFEKELSFQQGVLRLRRERASRDPDGTHTLNHTGLQNGRYSQLKGLARSNRCLYFLLPDRARFKITNMILNDHNTGNLNPKPVRMNPPHCYEPIWPLNPLDGRKLWTTEYLDSFASAISPLYPYMSVCYDMRVDFLAAFFLARRFHVVYSPFVAEKNCPTATLLMDSFVPLMRYITLEVDYTKLGGNVHPTAVGVDQWRGLQRVRQLVLRFADLQCTRADGVNIGNLCLMVRRYYGFREGMKWKKGSAERRVRHDEPETEEESSGWSDTSHASDETAENDDEEFVPYHPDAYLCILDPLKTIGHHIDSLTIVGTTRSYANELIYAVWGKDEIPRGPGWKTRIEKHRKYRTAATFPFTPGQRSALTRSGRLQITRHTRDPRCWVGSYGCRLRPEVKLAESKLVPGKTKYGFQWNEEVRPGPPGGVLTIVKLPADEHLTKVVMKPAESPQRFTSTILSKVFNRTPKGIRPPLSAPSSPGLNTTPKSTVAPASGPVSPSITKPIPLSQITYLGEESNDEGRHRLRQSSPNSDAQHMEDGDDHRKRHFWKPSKIPLGTLIKRHAKSITKKISSNKLGEINSEHDSHSGGGSEDQKGTFGKLMKRASSNMLRKGFFGKRGIQTHRY
- a CDS encoding hypothetical protein (BUSCO:EOG0926506Z; COG:S; EggNog:ENOG503P426), with the translated sequence MSVVGGPVPKNFDAENADNLEDIEKQFAVKAVQHMATYWSILEKVKGSTLRLTKIDDEIYEHLKTDFPEFDPAATIDEDEMKSKTGKERWRKFLMAYDKRVDDYNFGTMLRSNPKAEYTEEDTIFVPRMQFYAIEIARNKLGLNDWIYEKAQQEKAAGSSA
- the HST6 gene encoding ATP-dependent permease (EggNog:ENOG503NU2T; COG:Q) produces the protein MVSPSIPQSSSLNGYPTPTTERDDIAIKMEETPSEPEKAGPVLTTRSTFATLFSFTRPKHIPLILLSFLTASLVAAGRTAYAIMLGKIFEIVSEWGAGTLTPNEFVSQISQWSIYFVLLGLGVWLFSSIDIALWVVSGELRARTTREIMFGSLLRKTAGWYDLRGEGVWALLVQVQTQTRELQLATSQTLGFLVCDVLVFVACFIVAFSFSWKLTLVLLATGVPSAVILWALGRFLDPAIEGQKRELAGAAKHATAATTSIDIVKVYNAADQEAFQFISAIRRSAKYYSRQVLCNCGQMSYIKMWMIMLFVVGFYFAVVLVGRGDLTPGNALTTFYAALSAFKSIETLGPEWLILAKGMQAAQLLKNVAGEEANEELDKNNGWKKPSSCTGNIKITNVSFAYPSNPTKTVLEPSTFHFPEGELTFVVGRSGSGKSTLGNLLLRFYEPTDGRITVDGHDITTLDLEWLRRNVTLIQQSSILFNDTFAKNVAFGATEPDKVPPEAIQHACGMALLQSTITGMPDGINTQLGSGGHNLSGGQKQRLALARAKLRDPPVLILDEITSGLDPVSRTMIMEAIRIWRKDRTTIIITHEVGHIENDDFVYVMADGRVVQQGPSKEIAAEEDGLFGSLLASADDACSSRGSASIDSDVDSVYELSDDEPVQEASYGKFLRGALIDNPRMHSLGFSPRMSWKSDPVQPPPPPPQQRRRSTAARPTSRVSLRPQSMHIVTTMGREVQSSRIPNARQEEKPSVAESSASLDSLDKFFLEHLASKKDRKKGRTIKGHRLPSIGAILKTVWPTLDKRGRLQLIAGLLLCLVIAAGNPVFSFIFANLIGAFWLPEGPESAGSTWAGYLAIVAVVDASATFLGYFFLEKVAQKWVNALRAEAIRRILSQPKSWFDKANHSPNRITQCLDRNAEEMRKLVGMFLPIVLTVSLMILTSLVWALIIKWDLTLVALAGLPVAIAAARGNAAMSDKWESIANEAAAATSAIFNETFANIKVVRALTLERYFSDKHTKSAHSTYLLGYKRAGFVGIFYGFYQSIAFFLTALVFYYGAKILSTNSTTVTDVIKVINLILFSLGTSVMALSNVPQIAASKVTATQILYYANLPHNSSHEAKGDRRVDSPLPVKMTNLRFAYPGSPKTEVLRSVNLEIQPGTCTAIVGSSGCGKSTIAALLLGLYEPLNDTIPSYHRPPPDNVSPTPSSSKRFSNIGPKLTLSPPTLMWETTTTPSVSPRNSIPLFPASSLDQNPSSPPPLTFAGWAASTLDTAALREFISYVPQTPILFPYTIRENITYGLPDSSPLLTDGNNIETAAREAGIHDFIISLPLGYDTLVGEGGQTVSGGQAQRLCIARALARRPKLLVLDEPTSALDAEGAEGVRGVVQDLVEGGDREMAVVVVTHSKEMMRVAGEVVMVEGGVVVERGGYEELIRRGGKFASLVTGGVWEARRGKGRREEEGGGDDGGLRTRREEALRRLEGFSFQ